The proteins below are encoded in one region of Limnochorda pilosa:
- a CDS encoding SIS domain-containing protein, which yields MADHMGREMAETAAVARRLVEAPRAEEALRVVGARRYGSIVFVGCGSSYFAGITGAYAVDALLGKMAVAISALDFAHYRSGGVGPDTLVFALSQSGETFETLQAARTARERGATVIAVTNGPESTLPGLAEASIPLLAGEEYGPGTKTVVAETLALYAFLVEWAGESESIAPEKRAALRRELQAAPALVQHVQEQAAARREIAERLAGQRTIAVVGSGPHSALAYQVANVLKETTKIHTEGFEAIEFRHGPLEMIGKDAAVISLGTHASPIHEHLRAVCQIARRAGALWVAVTDEEDHRIPAEADLAFTHSGMSELMASIVTLSAFHQWAHEMATLRGLDPNAFGNIVKTWRDGSV from the coding sequence ATGGCAGACCACATGGGCCGCGAGATGGCCGAGACGGCCGCGGTGGCACGGCGCCTGGTGGAGGCGCCCAGAGCCGAGGAGGCGCTGCGCGTCGTTGGCGCGAGGCGCTACGGGTCCATCGTCTTCGTCGGGTGCGGCTCGTCGTACTTCGCGGGGATCACGGGCGCCTACGCCGTCGACGCGCTGCTGGGAAAGATGGCGGTGGCGATCAGCGCGCTGGACTTCGCGCACTACCGGAGCGGCGGTGTTGGGCCCGATACCCTCGTCTTCGCCCTGTCGCAGTCGGGTGAGACCTTCGAGACGCTCCAGGCCGCCCGGACCGCCCGGGAGCGAGGGGCCACCGTGATCGCGGTCACCAACGGGCCCGAGAGCACCCTTCCCGGACTCGCCGAAGCCTCCATCCCGCTTCTGGCAGGCGAGGAGTACGGCCCTGGGACGAAGACCGTCGTTGCCGAGACGTTGGCTCTCTACGCTTTCCTGGTGGAGTGGGCGGGCGAGAGCGAATCGATCGCCCCCGAGAAGCGAGCCGCGCTCCGACGGGAGCTGCAGGCTGCCCCCGCCCTGGTGCAGCACGTGCAGGAGCAAGCCGCCGCTCGCCGGGAGATCGCAGAGAGACTGGCCGGGCAGCGCACCATCGCGGTGGTCGGCAGCGGACCGCACTCGGCGCTGGCGTACCAGGTGGCCAACGTTCTCAAGGAGACGACCAAGATCCACACCGAGGGATTCGAGGCCATCGAGTTCCGTCACGGGCCCCTGGAGATGATCGGGAAGGACGCTGCCGTGATCTCACTCGGGACGCACGCGAGTCCGATTCACGAGCACCTCCGCGCGGTCTGCCAGATCGCCCGGCGGGCGGGCGCCCTCTGGGTTGCAGTGACGGACGAGGAAGACCACCGCATCCCGGCCGAGGCCGACCTTGCCTTCACGCACTCGGGGATGAGCGAGTTGATGGCCTCCATCGTGACCCTCAGCGCCTTCCACCAGTGGGCCCACGAGATGGCCACCCTACGCGGCCTGGACCCGAACGCCTTCGGCAACATCGTGAAGACCTGGCGGGACGGCAGCGTGTAG